The genomic stretch ACAAATGATGTTAGTGCGAAGCCAAGAAACGTTAACAGAATTGGCACGACGAGGGGCCATCCTTTATGATGACTAAAAAAGTAAATGACAGCAAGACCCTGAACAAATATCAGAGCATTGAGTATAGAGTACACATTAATGGCTGCCACAAATACAGCCGATCCTTCTTCTAATCCTACCATCATAACAATAGTAACAACTAAATAATACCATAAAAAACTCTTCGGGAATGTCCATTCTCTGATTGGCTGAAAGACGGGTGGCTGAAAGTTGCCTACTCTTCTTAAAATTGGAATGGAAAGTAGCTGTGAAATCAGTGCAATCACTACACCCATGAGCACTAAACCTGTCGGAATTAAATAGCGCAATAAACTAATTTGCTCTTTAAGTTGATTAAACTGGCTAGTGTCCAAACCTAACGAACGATATATCGATTCTGCTTGTTGAAAGGATTGATTCATCATTTCCACAACAAGGTCAGCTGGATTTTGACCGATCACTAGAATACTCGATACAAAAGCAAGCACAAGGCCGACTACATACGCTAACCCGCTTCCTACCAATACAGCAAGTGCAGACTTACGAATTGCGTATAAATACCCAGCAGTTATCCCTCCAAGCCCTACCGTAAACGTCATAACGAGAGAAGGAAGACCTGCCGTTAACACCCCAAGCACTATCGTCACAGCCCACATCACTAGCCCACTCTTCATACCATTGCGCACAACCATCAGTATAAACGGGATAGGAAGAGCCCAGAGCGTAAGAGAGCCTAAAAGTGGTACATAAATCGTAATCAGAAACAATACAGCAAACACGGCCGCAAGAGCAGCCCCTTCAACTAACTGCCTAACACCTTGATTCTTCAATAGTCTTCTCCTTTTTGTAAAGCGGAAGTGGGCGGTTAGACCCGTCAGGCACTGGAGCCTTGCAAATTGAACACGATCTTTGTGTTCGAGTTGCAAGGTGAAGTGACAGAGGGTCTGCCCACTGCAGCTGGATCATGTAAAGCGGAGCGGGCCAGCTTAAATCCGGAGGGTGTTGGAGCCCATGAGACTGAGACGCTTTTTGTCTCATTCAATTGGACGAAACAGCCGAAGGATTTGGCCCGCGCAGCTGGATCAGTAAAGCGGAAGTGGGCGTTTAGGTCCGACAAGCGCTGGAAACATTTCATTTGAACACGGTCTTTGTATTCGAATAAAAGGGTGAAGCGACTCGAGGACCTGCCCACTGCAGCTAGATCAGTAAAGCGGAAGTGACCGTTTAGGCTCGACAAGCACTGGAACCTTTACATTTGAACACGTTCTTTGTGTTCAGAGGGAAAGGTGAAGTGATCGAGAGACTGATCACTGCAGCTGGATCATGTAAAGCGGAAGTGACCGATAAAACACAATAATCAACCGAAGCCTTCCAGTCACTTAAATCCTATCCATACAGTATATCCATTCATTTTATCAACCCGCTTAGTAGAAATACAAAAAACGGGTCGAAATCCCCTTACTACATTGTAAGAATTTCTGCCCGTTTCAGCAAATGTTTCATTAATTTGAATAGTGAGCATTAAGAAAAGGCTGTATCGTTAACAGCCTTTTGTGTACTACATAAGAGATAGTGTATCTTCCCTTGCACCATCCATCTCTTTTTGAAGCCACTCGACTAATTGCACAGATGCTGTTTGCGCATCTTCGCCGTCAGCAATAAGTAGAATCGAATCGCTTTCTTTCACGGTGAGATTAAACGTAATAACGCTCGTTAAATTCTTTCCGTTAATGCTATGCCCATTTCGATAGAGAGACACGTGACTATCAAACGTTTTCGCTTTTTTGACGAATGCCATAAGAGAATTCATACTAAGCGGAGCGGTAAGTGTTACTGTTGAAGTTTCAACGTTCATTATTGTGGTTCCTCCTTACAGGATTCTTGTAAGGGTTGTATTCCCTCATCATGCAGGAGTGTAAACCACTTATTCCAAAATCGCGTTATCATCTTAGAATAACGTTGTATAGAAAAAAGCAGTAGGACATCATCCTACTGCTTTTCATCCTTACTCACCAAGTACGTATGGTAGTAAAGCCATTTGACGAGCACGTTTAACTGCGCGAGTCAATTGACGTTGGTATTTAGCGCTAGTACCTGTTACACGACGTGGAAGAATTTTTCCACGCTCAGATACGAAGCGTTTAAGAAGATCTACATCTTTATAGTCGATGTAAGTGATTTTGTTTACTGTGAAGAAACAAACCTTTTTACGACGACCTCTGCGTCCACCTGGTCTTGCCATGGGTAGTTACCTCCTTTGCATTTAAAATTCGTTCTCTGTTTTCACCGCTCGAAACAGAGAGTATTAGAACGGCAAGTCATCATCTGAAATGTCGATCGGCTTGCCATCGCTCGCAAACGGGTCATCTCCAAAATTGGAGTGATCACGGTTGTTATCACGATTTTGGTTCTGATTCCCGTAACCGCCGGTTTCTCTGTTTTGGTTGCCGCCACCGTAGTTGCCGCTTCCGCTACCGCCTTGGTTAGAACCTTTAGGCTCGAGAAATTGGACGCTTTCAGCCATCACTTCTGTCACAAACACACGCTGTCCCTGGCTATTATCATAAGAGCGAGTCTGAACTCGTCCATCTACACCAGCAAGGCTGCCTTTTTTCAAGAAATTGGCTGCATTTTCTGCCTGTCTGCGCCATACAACAATGTTGATAAAATCAGCTTCGCGGTCTCCCTGCTGATTCGTAAACGGGCGATTCACAGCAAGTGTGAAGTTCGCAACCGCTACGCCACTAGGGGTATAACGCAATTCAGGGTCTTTTGTTAAACGTCCAACTAATACGACGCGATTCAGCATCAGAACCCCTCCTATTTATAAAACAATTACTTTTTAGCTTCTTCTAGGTTGATCGTCATGAAACGAAGAACATCGTCGTTGATTTTCATCAAACGGCTGAATTCATCAATCGCTTCAGTGTTACTGTTAATGTTAAGAAGCATGTAGATCCCGCTGTTGAAATTCTCGATTTCATAAGCAAGACGCTTCTTACCCATTTCTTTAGTTTCATTAATTTCCGCACCATTGTCAGTAAGGATTCCGTTGAAACGCTCGACAAGAGCTTTCTGTGCATCCTCTTCAATGTTTGGACGGATAATGTACATAATTTCGTAGTTACGCATTCCGTTCACCTCCTTTTGGTCTAACGGCTCTTAACTGGAATTAAGAGCAAGGAGTAAGTATACAAAGATAATTACTCACAGCTTTAGATTATACCAAATTAATTCTTTATTAGCAAGTTCGATTTAAATCTTATACGTTAAAACGGAAATGGATTACGTCTCCGTCTTTTACAATGTACTCTTTTCCTTCAAGACGAACTTTTCCTTTTTCTTTCGCGATCGCCATTGTCCCAGCTTCAACCAGGTCATCATAAGCGACAATTTCAGCGCGAATAAAGCCACGTTCAAAGTCGGTATGGATAATACCAGCTGCCTGAGGAGCTTTCATACCAAGACGGAATGTCCACGCACGAACTTCTTGCTCACCTGCAGTGAAATACGTTGCTAATCCAAGAAGGTCATAAGAAGCGCGAATTAATTTGTTCAAACCAGGCTCTGAAATACCAATATCTTCAAGGAAAGCATCTTTCTCTTCCCCATCAAGCTCAGCAAGTTCAGACTCGATTTTCGCACAAACAACAATGACTTCAGCGCCTTCTTTTGAAGCATATTCACGAACTTTAGCAACATATTCGTTATCTGAAGGATCTAGTAGATCATCTTCATCAACGTTTGCTACGTAAAGAACAGGCTTTTTCGTTAGTAGGTGATACCCATATACGATTTTCTCTTCTTCTTCTGTTAGTTCTACACTTCGAGCAGGCTGCTCTTCTTCAAACGCTTCTTTCAACTTTGTAAGAACGTTAAACTCAGCCAGTGCTTCTTTGTCTTTTTGTTTCGCCATTTTTTGAACGCGCGCAATCCGCTTATCAACTGATTCAAGATCGGCAAGAATAAGCTCAAGGTTAATCGTTTCAATATCTGAAATTGGATCTACTTTACCGGACACGTGTGTAATGTTCTCATCATCAAAACAACGAACAACTTGAGAGATTGCGTCTACTTGGCGAATATGAGAAAGAAACTTGTTTCCTAGTCCTTCTCCTTTACTTGCCCCTTTTACAATTCCAGCAATATCGGTAAATTCAAATGCTGTTGGAATGGTTTTCTTTGGCTTTACTAGTTCAGTAAGCTTTTGAAGGCGCTCATCAGGAACCTCTACAATCCCAACGTTCGGATCGATTGTACAGAACGGATAGTTCGCTGACTCTGCTCCAGCCTGTGTAATTGCATTAAATAACGTTGACTTCCCAACATTTGGAAGCCCTACTATACCGGTGGTTAATGCCATCTCGGTCACTCCTTTAAAGTATCTGCCTAAACAGGCGATTTTTATAAAAAGACGGCTAAACAAGCCATTTCTAGACTATTTTTTTCAATTTGGTACACAAACGACATACCTTACTAATTATAGAGATGAGAACGTAAAAAAACAAGCGTCCTCCATTTCTGTGTAAGTAAAATGACCGCCCAAAATGGACGGTCAAGATTCTGCATGCTCGAGGACTTTCTTCAGCTTTTTAGAAAACTCTTTTCGTGGAAGCATTACACTGTGGTCACAACCAAGACATTTAATTCGAATATCCGCTCCCATTCGAATCACTTTCCATCGGTTCTCCCCACACGGATGAGCTTTCTTCATTTCAACAACGTCATTTAAGCCAAATTCTTTACCGGACATAAGGATTCCCCCTTTATGCTTTTTCCTTCACTTCACCCTGTTCATCACGTTGATACATCACAACACGCGGAAGAGCAATTTCAATCCCTATTTCATCAAAACGTTGCTTAACCGCTTTTCTAATTTCTCGACCAATGACCCAGTGCTCCATTGGCTGCACTTCCGAGATGATTCTGAGAACCACTTCTGAAGGTCCTAAATTCTGCACGCCAAGATATTCTGGTTTTACAATCATAGCATCGAACTGTTCATATAGCTCGTCCAATAAGTGAATGATCACTTTTTCAGCTTCTAGTATATGTTCTTCATACGCAATGTTCACATCCACTACAGCAATACTATTATGAATGGAGTAATTCGTCACTTGATTTATGTTACCATTCGGCAGAATATGAAGCTCTCCTGTCCAACTTTTAATTTTTGTAACACGTAATCCTATTTCTTCGACAAAACCTTCCACTCCAGAAATTCGTACATAATCTCCGACGGAAAACTGTTTCTCAAAAATAATAAAAAAGCCTGTAATGACGTCGCGAACGAGGTTCTGAGCACCGAAACCAACTGCCAAACCAACGACACCAGCTCCGGCGATAAGCGTTCGAACATCGATCTCAAACTCGCTCAAGATCATGACAAGCGCAATAAAATAGGTGACGTAGGTTAAAATATTTTCAATTAAGCGTATAAGCGTCGCTTCTCTCCGTTCTGATAAACGAAGCGGGCTTTTCAATCGGATCGCGAAAATTTGCGCAAGGGCCGATTTTGCGATACGAAGAAAAATCCACGTTCCAATGATAATTGCAAGAATCGTAAACCCTCTTTTGACAACATTCCCCCAAAGATCACGATTGGATAAATAATCGTAAGCAGAATTCCACATTGGCTCGAACCAATCCAAGCATCATCCCTCCCAGTTTTTTGTACTATGATAACAAATCATACCGTTTTAGAACTGGGAAAATCAAGATAGATGCCAAAATATAGAGATTGAGCACACCATAGAGAGGGTATAAAAAAGCAACTAGTGTGGAAAAACCAAACGAAGTAAAAGGAATCATCGTCAAAACAATGAGAAAGGCAACGAACCATAAAGGAAGTCCTAATACACCGCGAAAACGTGACGTAAGACCAAACACACCGCTAACAGCAGTCGTGTAAATGGCTAACCATAGTAAGACAGACATAATCAAGATCATATAGTATGGGTAACTTTTCAAAATCGCAAACAGTGGGATTTCATATACAAGTAAGTCATGAGCAACTTGGATCAACGATTGATTGTATAGAAATGAAACACCACCCAAAATAACCCCGCTTCCAACGCTCGCAATCCAAATCTCTCCCCGATGCTTAATTTGATGGCCAACAGCCGAAAGAACAGCAACGAGCGGTAAAATATTAAGTGCAGTAAAGGTGAATGCGGCGGGCCAATTTGACTGTTTTGTCCAATTAAACAACATCGTTGATGGATTAGCATTAATAAACAATGTAAGAACAGAAAGTAGTAGAATAATAAGAAGAGGAAGAATAATAGCATTCATTGATAACATGCCATTAATATCCCAAAAGAATAAAATAACAACGAGCACTGCGAGAATACCAATACCTAACGCATAAGGAAGATGAACAACTTCCATCGTTGCCCCGCCACCTGCCAACATCACAATCGTCGTCGTAAACAAATACAGGATAATTAACAAATCATATATACCCGTCAACTTTTTCCCAACAAGTCGCTCTAAAATAGGAATATAGTGCGTTGATTTCGTTTCATAACTAATTTTCATAACCACATAACAACAAATTGAAAACATTACCGTAAACAACAAAATGGCAAGTACACTTTCATGACCAAAAAACTGCCACAGTTCACGGCCAGAAGCGTAACCAGCGCCAATCATCGTACCTAATATAAGAAACAACCATTTCAATCCACCGCTTAACATGGCATTCCCTCCTTGGACTTCTCGTTATACGATCGCAGTGAAATACATTGTAAAAATCATCTTATATGTATAGATCACGTCAGATTTCCGTATACTGTTACTACTATTACAAAGGAGAGAATCCTATGAATCTTCGAGACAAGTTTTTTCAAAAAAAGCCTGCTGCGTATCGAATCCATCATGAGGATACTCTTGCTAGTAAAACGCTTAGTGAGAGGCTTGCCTTACTTTTACCAGCACGAAGAACGGATTCAATCGTAATTGTTTGTATTGGCACTGACCGCTCAACAGGAGATGCACTCGGTCCGCTTGTTGGCACCAAACTGCAACAATTAAAACCTAAAGCTACAATATACGGAACACTTGAATCACCTGTGCATGCTGTCAATTTAAATGAGGTTATGGAATCAATCGCAGAGCGGCACCCTCGTCCATTTATTATTGGAATTGATGCTTGTCTTGGACGACTTCATTCAGTCGGTATTATTACTGCTGGAGAAGGACCAGTTAAGCCAGGAGCAGGTGTGAAAAAAGAGCTTCCGGAAGTAGGCGATATTCACTTAACTGGTATTGTGAATGTAAGTGGGTTTATGGAATACTTTGTCTTGCAAAATACGAGGCTAAATCTTGTGATGAAAATGGCTGATGTGATGGCCATCAGTCTTCACGAATCGATTGAAGCATATGGAAGAGAGTTTCCAATTGAAAAACATAAACCAAATTGGGGAGATGACCTGATCCAACTTCCATAGCAAAAAGCTCATGCTTCGGCTACAAAGCCAAAACATGAGCTTTTTTAATCTACTTAATTAAAGAAAAGCGGGAAAAGATACAAGGACGTTACAAGAACCGCAGCAACTAATAAAGCAGGAAGAAAATTAGCCACACGAATTTTTATGATACCAAGCAAGTTTAAGCCAATCGCCATTATCATTATGCCTCCAGCTGATGTCACTTCTGCAATAAAAGCATCAAGGAGGAACTGAGGGACGACTTGATTAATTTGAGAAGCAAACAAAGCGATTAATCCTTGGTAAATCATAACCGGAATTGCTGAAAATAACACCCCATAACCAAGCGTGGCGGTAAACATAATTGCGGTAAAACCATCAATTAGTGACTTCGTAAATAAAATCGAATGATCATTTCGCAGTCCGCTATCAAGGGCCCCAAGAATCGCCATCGCGCCAACTACATAAACGAGAGTAGCTGTGACAAAAGCCTGGGCAACGCTACCCTCAGAAGTAGCGCCTGTTTTCTTTTCAATCCACTTACCCAATGTTGCAAGTTTCCCTTCAAGATCCCAGAACTCTCCTAGCATCCCACCAATAACAAGACTGCCAATCACAATGAGGAATTGCTCGCTTTTCATAGCCATTTGAAGGCCAATTACCGTAATAACGAGGGCAAGCCCTTGCATGATGGTCGTTTTCATTCTGTCTGGAATTCGACTGCTAACTGTTCCGATTAAAGCACCAACCATAATGGCTAATCCATTTACAACCGTACCTAAAAACACCATTCCCTACATCTCCTCAGCCGAAGTACCCCTCAACTATTTCTTCTACTGCTTCAATTACTTTATAAACCTCATCTTCTGTATTATAAGGCCCTACACTTAAACGAACAGTTCCCGTTCTGCTCGTACCAATCGTCTCATGACCGAGCGGAGTACAATGTAACCCAGCTCTGACCGCTATTTCATAATGCTGATCTAGGATAATTGCAATCTCCTGAGCATCTATTCCTTCAATTGTAAATGGAATAACAGCAAGTCGTTGTTCTGGTCCGTAAACGTGAACGTGATCGATTTGATTCAACCCATTAACGAGAATCTCCGTTAGCTTTTGTTCATGCTTTCTTATTTCAGGAAGACCCATCTTTTTTACCGCGTTTAATCCAGCTAGTAACCCTGCAATTCCAGGCGTATTTAGTGTACCGCTCTCAAGACGCTCCGGCAGTTGATTTGGTTGATCAATTAATTCTGAGCTACCACCTGTTCCCCCATGATAAAGAGGATTTAGTTCGACTCCTTCACTAACCATGAGCACACCAGTCCCTTGAGGGCCTAACAAGCCTTTATGACCAGGAAACGCTAATAGATCAATACTCATATCACTCATATGGATAGGAACGATACCAGCGGTTTGAGAGGCATCAACTAAAAAGGTGATTTCTTTTTCTCTTGCAATCTCACCTACAACATCGATTGGAACAATGTTACCGGTTAAATTCGATCCGTGTGAAACGATAATCATTTTTGTATTTGGTTGAATCGCCTGGCGAAATGCATCGCTATCAAATTCATTGGATTCCCCTATGTTAACGTAATCGACTTCAATTCCCACAGTTTTTTTCATATATTCAAGAGGACGGCGAACAGAGTTATGCTCAAATGAGGTCGTTAGAACATGGTCTCCTTCATGAAAATGAAAACCTTTAATCGCCTGATTTAGAGCCGCAGTTGCATTAGCTGTAAAACAAACGCGTTCCGAATGGTTAAAACCAAAAAAATCCGCCAGTTGTTCACGTGCACGAATAACCGTATCATTAGCACGTCTAGATAAGGCGTGTCCACCACGGCCTGGATTTGCTGCATACTCTGTCATCACCTCTGTCATAGCTTGGACAACTTCCGGCGGTTTAGGAAAAGATGTAGCCGCTTGATCGAAATAAATCACGTTACCACCCCATCATTTTCGTTAGAATAAGAGCATGAACTAAGCTCATGCTCTTATTCGGTACCTTCTTCTAAAACTTCTAAAATACGATTAAGATCTTCCTCTGAAAAGAATTCAATTTCTATTTTACCTTTTTTCTTTGACCGTTTAATTGAAACAGATGTTCCGAACTTCTCACGAAGGGAACTTTCTTTTTCCTTCAAAAACGGGTCAGACTTCTCACCTTTCTTTGTTTCACGTGAAACGCTCTGATTCAATTGCGTAATTAACTTTTCAAGCTGCCGAACGTTTAATTTTTCTTCCAATGCTCGATCAGCTAACGTTTTTCGAGCTTCTTTTTTCTTTAATCCAAGTATCGCTCTTCCGTGTCCCATTGAAAGTTTTCCATCAGAAATATACTCCTGCACCTCAGGTGGTAATTGCAGTAAACGTAAAAAGTTAGCCAAATGCGGCCTGCTTTTTCCTAGGCGCTTTGACAACTCTTCTTGGGTAACGTCTGTTTCTTTCATCAATTTCTGATAAGCAAGAGCTTCTTCAATTGGATTTAAATTTTCTCGCTGTAGATTTTCAATTAATGCGATTTCCATCATTTTTCGATCCGTTAACTTTTTCACAACAGCAGGAATTGTTGTAAGACCTGCTTCTTTTGAAGCGCGATATCTTCGTTCCCCTACAACAATTTCATAACCCTTAATACTTTGTCGAACGATTAATGGTTGAAGAACACCGAAAGATTCAATCGAAGCGCGCAATTCTTCAATTGCCTCATCACTAAACTTCTTTCTTGGTTGATAGGGGTTAGGACGCAGTTCATTGAGCGGTATTTCTTTCACAACCTCGTCCTCTTTTTGAGAAGGAAATAAAGCATTGATTCCCTTTCCCAAACCACGATTAGCCATTGTCTAACACTTCCTTCGCAAGTTCTAAATAAGTTTCAGCTCCTCGAGATTTTGGATCATATACAATGACTGGCTTACCATGACTTGGCGCTTCACTCAAACGTACATTCCTTGGAATAATTACTCGATACACTTTTTCTTGAAAATATTTCTTCACCTCTTCAATGACTTGAATACCAAGATTTGTTCTGGCATCGAGCATTGTTAAGAGCACTCCTTCAATTTCTAATTCTGTATTTAAATGCTTTTGAACAAGTCGCACTGTGTTCAATAACTGACTTAATCCTTCTAATGCATAGTACTCACACTGCACAGGGATAAGCACTGCATTCGCAGCGGTTAGAGCGTTTATTGTTAATAATCCTAATGATGGAGGACAATCTATTATAATATAATCATACTTTTTTTCAACTTTATTGAGAGCCCTCTTTAATCTTACTTCCCGGGAAATGGTTGGAACTAGTTCGATTTCTGCACCTGCAAGCTGAATTGTCGAAGGAATCACATCCAAGTTCTCGACGATTGTCTGCTGGATAACCTCTTCCGCTTCCACATCATCGACAAGAACATTATATACACAAGTTTCAATGTCTCCTTTTTCAATTCCTACACCGCTGGTTGCGTTGCCTTGAGGATCAATATCCACAAGTAGAACTTTCTTTCCAAGATAAGCAAGACATGCGCTCATGTTAACTGAAGTCGTCGTCTTTCCAACTCCACCTTTTTGATTCGTAATCGCTACAATATTCGCCAAGACGCCACCCCACTCCCATTCCCAACTTTACTGTCTTTAGTTTATCATGTTTCCAATTTTCCGGATCTCTTTTTCATTTTCTAACAAGTTCCCACCTTCACATGGGCAGGGATTTTTGATAAGAAAAAAACTCATCCGCCTGGATGAGTTTACTTCTTTTTTGGTATTCGAATGGTAAATTGATAGTATTCGTCGTGGTCTTCTTCATCTGTGTCAATCATTAAACCAGTCTCTGTAACCATATCAAGCGATTGGCGGATGGTATTTACTGCCAATCTCATATCCTTACTAACCGATTTTTTCCTCGGCTTCGGTTTTTGAATCGTGCCTTCTAACATACGAGCCACGCGTTCTTCCGTCTGCTTTACATTCCACTGTCGTTCTAGAACTTCACTCAGAACTTTCACCTGATTCTCAGGATTCTTAAGTGGAATTAATGCTCGAGCGTGCCTCTCCGTAATTTTCTTCTGTAAAAGAGCTTGTTGAACAGGTTCAGGCAATTTCAATAACCTTAGTTTATTCGCTATGGTAGATTGCCCTTTGCCAAGCCGCTGAGCAAGACTCTCCTGTGTTAAATCATGTAGCTCGATTAATTGAGCGTAAGCCATCGCTTCTTCGACAGCAGTTAATTCCTCACGCTGCAAATTTTCAATAAGAGCGATTGAGGCTGTTTGAGAATCATTAAATTCCTTAACAATAGCAGGAATTCGTTCCCAACCAAGCTTCTTGACTGCTCTCCAGCGTCTTTCCCCGGCAATAATTTCATACTTGCCTTCACGTTCTCTAACCACGATCGGCTGAATAACTCCATGAGTCTTTATCGTTTGAGATAATTCAGTAATTCTCTCATCTATAAAAATTGTTCGAGGCTGGAAGCGGTTCGGAATAATATCCTCAACAAGAAGTTGCTTCACTTCCTCTTGTTCTACTTCCATCGTCTCGCTTTTTTCATCGTTCAAACCGAAAAGACGTGAAAACGTATGCTTCATCGCCTAACACCACCTTTAATCGACTCCTTAACTGATTCGCTGCCTAAAAACAAATTCCTTCCATAGGAGCAGCGTTCCATGTGAAACACTTAACCGTTCATATGCAGTCTATCTTCATTATAAAGGATTTTTATTTGGCGTGCCTGGCTTTCTTGGATATTTTTTAGGAGTCGTTTTGATTTTTTTAATCGTTACGATATTTCGCTCACTTTTTTCAGCTGGTAGTGTTAGCGTATCTCGCTTAACGACTTCCCCACCAAGAAGCTTAATTGCTTGCTTTCCTGTATCCAGCTCATCCTCTACATTTGGACCTTTCAACGCCACAAAGTAACCGTTAGTTTTAACCAGAGGTAGACATAATTCACCAAGAACAGACAGTCGCGCAACAGCTCTTGCCGTAACAACATCATACTTTTCCCGATGATCTTTGTTTTTACCAAATAATTCTGCACGATCATGATGAAAAGAGACATTTTCCAATTGAAGTTTAGAAGAAAGATGCTCCAGGAAACCAATTCGTTTGTTAAGTGAATCGACAATCGTGATGTTTAAATGAGGAAAACAAATTTTAATAGGCAAACTTGGAAATCCAGCTCCTGCTCCCACATCACAAATATGGTAGTCAGAAGAAAAGTCAAATGAGAATGCGGCCATGATGGAATCAAAGAAGTGCTTTTCGTACACTTCTTCCTTATCAGTAATAGCCGTCAGATTCATTTTCTCATTCCATTCAACAAGAATCTCATAGTAGGTTTGAAATTGTTGAAGCTGCTTAGAAGAAAGATTAATCCCTTTCTCCTCTAACAACTCCTGAAACTGTTGCTCGTTCATAGCCCCTCCACTTGTACGTTATTTTGCAATTTTAGCGATTTTACCT from Bacillus sp. Cs-700 encodes the following:
- a CDS encoding YybS family protein is translated as MKNQGVRQLVEGAALAAVFAVLFLITIYVPLLGSLTLWALPIPFILMVVRNGMKSGLVMWAVTIVLGVLTAGLPSLVMTFTVGLGGITAGYLYAIRKSALAVLVGSGLAYVVGLVLAFVSSILVIGQNPADLVVEMMNQSFQQAESIYRSLGLDTSQFNQLKEQISLLRYLIPTGLVLMGVVIALISQLLSIPILRRVGNFQPPVFQPIREWTFPKSFLWYYLVVTIVMMVGLEEGSAVFVAAINVYSILNALIFVQGLAVIYFFSHHKGWPLVVPILLTFLGFALTSFVVIIGIIDLGFELRRRMKS
- a CDS encoding HPr family phosphocarrier protein; this translates as MNVETSTVTLTAPLSMNSLMAFVKKAKTFDSHVSLYRNGHSINGKNLTSVITFNLTVKESDSILLIADGEDAQTASVQLVEWLQKEMDGAREDTLSLM
- the rpsR gene encoding 30S ribosomal protein S18, whose amino-acid sequence is MARPGGRRGRRKKVCFFTVNKITYIDYKDVDLLKRFVSERGKILPRRVTGTSAKYQRQLTRAVKRARQMALLPYVLGE
- the ssb gene encoding single-stranded DNA-binding protein; its protein translation is MLNRVVLVGRLTKDPELRYTPSGVAVANFTLAVNRPFTNQQGDREADFINIVVWRRQAENAANFLKKGSLAGVDGRVQTRSYDNSQGQRVFVTEVMAESVQFLEPKGSNQGGSGSGNYGGGNQNRETGGYGNQNQNRDNNRDHSNFGDDPFASDGKPIDISDDDLPF
- the rpsF gene encoding 30S ribosomal protein S6; amino-acid sequence: MRNYEIMYIIRPNIEEDAQKALVERFNGILTDNGAEINETKEMGKKRLAYEIENFNSGIYMLLNINSNTEAIDEFSRLMKINDDVLRFMTINLEEAKK
- the ychF gene encoding redox-regulated ATPase YchF, producing the protein MALTTGIVGLPNVGKSTLFNAITQAGAESANYPFCTIDPNVGIVEVPDERLQKLTELVKPKKTIPTAFEFTDIAGIVKGASKGEGLGNKFLSHIRQVDAISQVVRCFDDENITHVSGKVDPISDIETINLELILADLESVDKRIARVQKMAKQKDKEALAEFNVLTKLKEAFEEEQPARSVELTEEEEKIVYGYHLLTKKPVLYVANVDEDDLLDPSDNEYVAKVREYASKEGAEVIVVCAKIESELAELDGEEKDAFLEDIGISEPGLNKLIRASYDLLGLATYFTAGEQEVRAWTFRLGMKAPQAAGIIHTDFERGFIRAEIVAYDDLVEAGTMAIAKEKGKVRLEGKEYIVKDGDVIHFRFNV
- a CDS encoding DUF951 domain-containing protein, which encodes MSGKEFGLNDVVEMKKAHPCGENRWKVIRMGADIRIKCLGCDHSVMLPRKEFSKKLKKVLEHAES
- a CDS encoding mechanosensitive ion channel family protein; the encoded protein is MDWFEPMWNSAYDYLSNRDLWGNVVKRGFTILAIIIGTWIFLRIAKSALAQIFAIRLKSPLRLSERREATLIRLIENILTYVTYFIALVMILSEFEIDVRTLIAGAGVVGLAVGFGAQNLVRDVITGFFIIFEKQFSVGDYVRISGVEGFVEEIGLRVTKIKSWTGELHILPNGNINQVTNYSIHNSIAVVDVNIAYEEHILEAEKVIIHLLDELYEQFDAMIVKPEYLGVQNLGPSEVVLRIISEVQPMEHWVIGREIRKAVKQRFDEIGIEIALPRVVMYQRDEQGEVKEKA
- the yyaC gene encoding spore protease YyaC, coding for MNLRDKFFQKKPAAYRIHHEDTLASKTLSERLALLLPARRTDSIVIVCIGTDRSTGDALGPLVGTKLQQLKPKATIYGTLESPVHAVNLNEVMESIAERHPRPFIIGIDACLGRLHSVGIITAGEGPVKPGAGVKKELPEVGDIHLTGIVNVSGFMEYFVLQNTRLNLVMKMADVMAISLHESIEAYGREFPIEKHKPNWGDDLIQLP
- a CDS encoding DUF554 domain-containing protein: MVFLGTVVNGLAIMVGALIGTVSSRIPDRMKTTIMQGLALVITVIGLQMAMKSEQFLIVIGSLVIGGMLGEFWDLEGKLATLGKWIEKKTGATSEGSVAQAFVTATLVYVVGAMAILGALDSGLRNDHSILFTKSLIDGFTAIMFTATLGYGVLFSAIPVMIYQGLIALFASQINQVVPQFLLDAFIAEVTSAGGIMIMAIGLNLLGIIKIRVANFLPALLVAAVLVTSLYLFPLFFN
- a CDS encoding aminotransferase class V-fold PLP-dependent enzyme, which produces MIYFDQAATSFPKPPEVVQAMTEVMTEYAANPGRGGHALSRRANDTVIRAREQLADFFGFNHSERVCFTANATAALNQAIKGFHFHEGDHVLTTSFEHNSVRRPLEYMKKTVGIEVDYVNIGESNEFDSDAFRQAIQPNTKMIIVSHGSNLTGNIVPIDVVGEIAREKEITFLVDASQTAGIVPIHMSDMSIDLLAFPGHKGLLGPQGTGVLMVSEGVELNPLYHGGTGGSSELIDQPNQLPERLESGTLNTPGIAGLLAGLNAVKKMGLPEIRKHEQKLTEILVNGLNQIDHVHVYGPEQRLAVIPFTIEGIDAQEIAIILDQHYEIAVRAGLHCTPLGHETIGTSRTGTVRLSVGPYNTEDEVYKVIEAVEEIVEGYFG